A single genomic interval of Daucus carota subsp. sativus chromosome 1, DH1 v3.0, whole genome shotgun sequence harbors:
- the LOC108205086 gene encoding transcription factor bHLH144 has translation MHGEQQFAPQKPKGHYTDQLVGGYMCNAPISPFFGGTVSPPTQNHLMPFHGVKFQPSEACPRNFIICDQTDNRSQIMFHPTICGKLCHPGLNFCLPSFEEDRAKVNTNIDEGEDSPLKEDSDDIDALLNYDEEEEEESDDEVVSTARTCGNYPSDFLDSCSSHGSRPKKGRLPTFSQESYGNDSNCSGRKRQKVKKMVKALKRIVPGGNQMDTVTVLDEAVRYLKSLKVEVETLGAGNIKT, from the coding sequence ATGCACGGGGAACAGCAGTTTGCCCCTCAAAAGCCAAAAGGCCACTATACAGACCAATTGGTTGGTGGTTACATGTGTAATGCTCCCATTTCACCCTTTTTTGGTGGAACAGTTTCCCCACCAACTCAAAATCACCTGATGCCTTTCCATGGTGTCAAGTTTCAACCTTCTGAAGCATGCCCAAGAAATTTCATTATATGTGATCAGACTGATAACCGAAGCCAGATAATGTTCCATCCAACAATTTGTGGCAAATTGTGTCATCCTGGCCTGAATTTCTGTCTCCCTTCCTTTGAAGAAGATAGAGCTAAAGTGAATACAAATATTGATGAGGGAGAAGATTCTCCGTTGAAAGAAGACTCCGATGATATTGATGCATTGTTGAACTATGACGAGGAAGAGGaggaagaaagtgatgatgaggtAGTTAGCACAGCTCGTACTTGTGGAAATTATCCAAGTGATTTCCTTGATTCTTGTTCCTCGCATGGTTCAAGACCCAAGAAGGGCAGGTTGCCTACTTTTTCACAGGAGTCGTATGGAAATGACAGCAACTGCAGCGGCAGAAAGCGTCAGAAAGTGAAGAAGATGGTTAAGGCATTAAAAAGAATTGTGCCTGGGGGAAACCAGATGGACACTGTCACTGTCCTTGATGAAGCTGTGAGGTACCTCAAGTCTCTTAAAGTAGAAGTTGAGACACTGGGTGCTGGAAACATAAAGACGTAA